In Cyclopterus lumpus isolate fCycLum1 chromosome 5, fCycLum1.pri, whole genome shotgun sequence, the genomic stretch CCCTCAATTATGCAAATGAGGACTTTGGCCGACGTTCGACCTGACGGGAACGCCGCCCGACGTCCTTTAAGCGATTCAAAAGAAACCGTGACTGAATCAGGTCAGCGGTCCGTGTGCACCATCCCCACCTAGATGCATCCACCCCTGCTCCTTCGGGCCTTCAGCCCCTCACACCCATGCACACGCTCCCATGACACACAGGCAGAGGGAGGgtcctgctgctgtgtgtgtttgaggagcAGCTTGTATCAGCAGTCAGCTGAGTTGATCTTAAATCAGGAACAGGAAATGTGACCAGGGGCTCCGGCTGGTCCAGAACACTGGCCCTATTGTCAGTGGCTCAGTGGGAACACACTGGGCCTGTTAAAGGTCATCTGTCCTGGGAAAAGGTCGGTATTGACTTTCACAAAGGTGCGCCCACCGTGGAGATGATGCATGTGAATGGAGATGATGGCCTGGTCACCACGTGTGACTTTGGCCCGGTTCTGTTTGTGAATGCAAACGGACGAACGGGGTCAATGGAGAAGCTTCTGCAGCAAGATGTCCTCTCAGGGTCTACTCTACTGGGGTTGAACCACTGGTCACAGTGGAAAGGAGCAACTAATGTACTGGTGGTGGAACGTCCCTCACTGGTCACAGTGGAAAGGAGCAACTAATGTACTGGTGGTGGAACGTCCCTCACTGGTCACAGTGGAAATGAGTAACTAATGTACTGGTGGTGGAACGTTTACTACCATCTACTGAACTTCTGACGACCTCAATTTATGAAGTTGAAGATATTAAAAGacattgtgaatgtgtgtcccACTCAgagcaatcaatcaatcaatcaatcaaaaacaACACGAGTGCAACTGAATTATATGAATGAACACGCGTTGCATTACAACTGTAACTATGGGTGAGAGTGTGGATTTGTGATGACGtcacaacgcacaacaacgtAGAAAAGCCCCCCAGGCAGGAGGACCAGAACAAGGTGCACACGTCTGCTGCTGAGGGGAATATTGATCCTTTTCACTATTGATCCTTTTCACTATTGATCCTTTTCACTATTGATCCTTTTCACAATTGATCCTTTTCACTTCAACCTGCAGCCGGTGTGTTTTAGGACGAAGCCAAATCGCTGAGGCCGGTACAACCTGTGAGGCCTTTTGATGGACAACATGACACTTATTACCGTACAGCAGCATGCAGGGCTGATTATTATGACGAACACACACTCATGCCGACATTTACCCACAATGCTCAGTGCTGGCTATCTGTGATGATCTGAAAGGCAGCAGGAAGGGGACCGAGTGGAGGGGACGTGGATTCCTTCGGCCCACATGAAACTAATGTAACTGTATCCCTGCAACAGCACCGAGGCTGTGACCTCATCCTACGCACggctgccgtgtgtgtgtgtgtgtgtgtgtgtgtgtgtgtttccttttttctgaACTTGGATGGGATCTAACCATTTTCACGACTTCCGTCAcaatacagcacacacacacacacacacacacacacacacacactatgttccaacaaacaaccaaacatgTGTCGCAGGAGTGAATGAGCCAAACCTTTCAATGACGTTATGAATAGGAAATGCTACACTGGCTCTCACAATGAGGCCTTAATACCATAATTACATCATTATTAACCATATTTACCACCTTAAAAATGGTCACGTTGCCAATTTGGTCGGATTAAGATCATTTAAGGCGGatcattttaattcatttaatgcATCTGGGGGTCATGACCTCAGGGCATGCGCACTTATTTTGATTTTAGAAATCATTAAGccgtttttttatatattttttaattgctgAACTTCATTTCTTCAAATGCAAAGGAGAAAAGTTCATCTAACTGCAAATGAATAATCTCATAATCTCAGCCAGGTGAGCTGTTGCACCTGCTGCGCTCGGACGCGCGCCCGGAGAAGGACGCCGTGGAGGTGCACGTCAGGAGCGTGCATGCGCTCTCGTGCACAGGGGAGCAGGAGAGCGTGCAGCCCTGCGACATGTTGCACAGCGAaaccccttttttcttttatccccAACAGATAGTCGGGAGCTTTCTTTTCAAGACACGAAAAACTTCGCCTACCGTTCAACCGCGACGCGTCCGCGACACCCGCGGGGCCGACGGCCGGCTCGCGCAGGGAAGCCGGGGGGAGAAGCCTCGGTGGAGAAGCCGGGGGGAGAAGCCGGGGGGAGAAGCCTCGGTGGAGAAGCCGGGGGGAGAAGCCTCGGTGGTCCCTCCGGGTCGTAACTGAGTTTAGTTGTCAGACTGACGTTTTAAACTCGGACACGTTGGTTCCCGTCCGCACGCGCCGCACACGTGATCACGGAGAGCTGCCCTCCGGTCCGCCTCCTTCTCACCGAGTGTCGGCGGAGGTGAAGCCGCCGGCTCGCGAGCCTCTTTTCACCCGGAGAGGGCTTCTGGTGTGAGGGCTCCACCTGCTGAAGGAGGCtccgtgcgcgtgtgtgagtgcgtgtttTACATCTGGGATAAAATGAGTTTGGAAGAAGGTACATTATACattatgaaaaatataaaatatatgtactCATATCATGAATAatatactcatatatatatatatatatatatatatatatataaatctatatagCTATacatctctctatatataaataatatactcATATGAgtcatatcatattttattatttacacctcAAAATTAATATAAGGTTCccttacatttttatatatataaatatatttaaaaatatttatatatatatatatatatatatatattccgtGTATATATTCACATACTGAATACAGGTAATGCATTCAGTTTGCTATGCTGATGATTTGACATTACAACTACATAAGTGTTCATGCTTACATGTTTACTACTTTGTTGTccctgtttatttgtttatttctaaCATTCCTTGTATGTATACGCATACATGGCCTATAAAGCCGATTCTGATAAGAATGAGGAGCATAATACAGAAGACGGAGACTAAGAAAAAGGAGTGCGTTCATAGAagttttgaatatatatatataactgttgTTAATGGTATATAACTACACACTGGGAGAGTTTTTAACGTCTATGGAATCACTTTTGGCTGTCGCGGAGTTTTCCAGAAGGTATATCTTTCATCATTTGTGTACTTTTGGGACACGTTTGTGGCATCAGACGGGATATTTGTAGAGCCCAAAACAGAAATATACATGTGGCCATTAAAAGTGTGAGAAAACCACAGAaccaaacatatttaaaatatcagGCCATGTAGAAGGCCTCAAATATAACAAACACATCCACTTAACAACACGTGTAACATGCATTTAAACTGCAGGTTTATTTAACTATTGATATGCTGATAATTCAACGTACATGTTTATTTTACTCTATTATGTGGCTTCTTCCTGATGtttctctttattattttgGGATCTGACCACCTGACGAAGCCAAAGGCAAACGTTCACGTCCACagacaatgcacacacacacacacacacacacacacacacacacacacacacagactcttaATTCAGACAGCGCTGCCCGTTCTCACATGTCCTCTCCCGGACTGAAccctcactgtctctctccgtTTCCTCGTCCGGCTCGCGGCCAAAAAAAGAGAATCGACATCATTGGATCCGTGAAGATAAACCGATCTGTGACAAACTCGTGGAGCTGAGCGAGTGTTCCCGTTAATATGAAGCAGGCGCGTCCCGAGAGGGAGTGAACAGCGTTGCTGTTGTTCACTTAAACTGTTGTGGTGGACACGACGGCCTGAATCTGCATCAACAGAACTcacaacatgacaacaacaacattgcctCTGTGCTCCTGCAGGACATCACAGTCCTAGATAGATATTTACTttataaaaacatgcacatttagTCCCTGATAGCTGATTATGAAATGGAATACAGCCCGGCGGACCATAAGCACGGCCTCTAACTTTTAAATTCTAAAAcacactcttttatttattttttacaaataaccATCATAATTAGATCCATCAACAATGACCTGCTCACGCCCAAACggctgcagccaatcagagcttgAAGGTTGTGCTTTAATGTGTAAACAATGAAGAGTTAGAGGACTAATTACAATGTTAAAGACTCTGGATGGTATTGTTTTATACTTTGTGTGaacgttttttgtgtgttttgagtttttttataAAGTTTCAAGTATTGAGTTTTTATAAATTGCGAAACAAAACGGCAATATGCCATCATAAGGGAAGTGTTTGGATCTGTGGGCCTGACTGGACTAtagagggtgggggggaggtcAGGCAGACCCTCAGTAAAAACACCCCCACCTTACAGGGAGAGTATGAGATGCTTCAGAAGTCATCCTCTAAAATCGTGTCACCAGACGCTCCAAGAGATGCAATTTTATACAGAATCCCTGAGAGGATTTCAAAAAGACTGAAAGCCAGAgcagggaagaagggaagagcCACATATGGCACACATGGGTAGGACTCTGTGGCCGGTAGGGCTCACTCCTCTCCCAGTCACAGGAAGCCAGGAGGAATGAGAGGAATGCAGTCCGGCACTGGTGATGGAGGGAGCAGCAGTTGCAGGGCAGATAGCCAAAAAGGAGTCAAAGAAAAGGAGGCAGATAGGGAGAGTGGAAAAGGGCCGGGGGAGGGAATACGATGCACAATCAGCCCTGGGATGCCCGATGCAAGAGTGATGACTCAGTTTGGTGTGGATGATGTGTGTGATATTGGAGGAGTCACTGACAGAAATGCCACAGCACATGACTGGGACGCGTGGAATGTTTGGAGCTATCAGTCCAACAGATTTCCTGGTACTGGGAGGAGGCCGGGGGGGCTTGTTCCCATCCAGGGGGTCATATACCTGACAGCACCCTCAGACCGACACACATGGAgctcctctgtccctctgtcttcATCTCTTTAGCTCCTTAGCTCCTTGTTTCATTTTCACTGCAACGTTACCGTCCCCGGGTTCCCTTTTTCAAACCTGCTGAGGCCGTTTTTATTCCTCCCCTGTTCCCCACGTGCCTCGTGCCAACCAGACTAACTCCACTATAGCTGGTGTCCTTAGCGGAGCAGCTAAAGACACACATTCCTCAGTAGATGGTGGAGACTCAACAACGTTATGCAGCGATTTCAATGTTTTCAGCTAGTTGCTCCAGAGTGACGCACAAAAGAAATCTGTTAAATTAGCTTTAAATCACCGGTTACTGTAGAAATGAATTCAACTAAATTAACTATCTAAAgatcattgttttattgttacatAAAAGATATAAAGCTCCATTGCGTATATTTAAAGCAGTGGTTGCGGCGTACTTGAACACAACTCATTCCACTGCACCTGTTCAGGTAGCTGCTAGCCGCTGTGTGGTGACTTTGAACCGAGAAGATGCTGCTCGCTGCTCGCTGTGCAGGTAACACCTAAAGCACCTGAAGCATCTGAAGCACCTGAAGCACCTGCAGCACCTGAAGCGTCTGAAGCATCTGAAGCATCTGAAGTGTCTGAAGCATCTGAAGTGTCTGAAGCATCTGAAGTGTCTGAAGCACCTGAAGCATCTGAAGTGTCTGAAGCACCTGAAGCGTCTGAAGTGTCTGAAGCACCTGAAGCATCTGAAGCACCTGAAGCGTCTGAAGTGTCTGAAGCACCTGAAGCATCTGAAGCACCTGAAGCGTCTGAAGCACCTGAAGCATCTGAAGTGTCTGAAGCACCTGAAGCATCTGAAGCACCTGAAGCATCTGAAGTGTCTGAAGCACCTGAAGTGTCTGGAGCATCTGGAGCACCTGAAGCACCTGAAGCATCTGAAGCACCTGACGTGTCTGAAGCATTTGAAGCACCTGAAGTGTCTGAAGCACCTGAAGCACATGAAGCACCTGAAGCACCTGAAGCATCTGAAGCATCTGAAGCACCTGAAGCATCTGAAGGATCTGGAGCATCTGAAGCATCTGGAGCACCTGAAGCGTCTGGAGCATCTGGAGCATCTGAAGCATCTGAAGGATCTGAAGCATCTGAAGCGTCTGGAGCATCTGGAGCATCTGAAGCATCTGAAGCGTCTGGAGCATCTGAAGTGTCTGAAGCATCTGAAGCGTCTGAAGCATCTGAAGCATCTGAAGTGTCTGAAGCGTCTGAAGCACCTGAAGCATCTGAAGCGTCTGAAGCGTCTGAAGCATCTGAAGCGtctgaaacatctgaagcaCCTGAAGGATCTGAAGCGTCTGAAGCGTCTGAAGCGTCTGAAGCGTCTGAAGCGTCTGAAGCCTTTCCATTCCCAACACCAAAGCGAAGTCAACCCACAAAAGAGACAGACAGCGCTCAGCGCTCGCCGTGCTTCTCTGGAAACTGACGGTGAAGCTGGAAAGTGTCGCTTTGCGACGCCTTCACACTTCTTGTGTGCGCACATGTGGAAAAAGGTCAAAACGCGTCGAGTTCAGAGGAGCGTGTGCCCCTTTCAGGAGGAATGTGCCTTTTAAAGTCGTACGTCAAACTGAACAGGACGCTGATGCTCATTTTGCTAAATTCATATGATGTCTGTTGTTCACGAAGCACTTTTATCGAGTGAAACGTCCAAATATTACAAGAGAAACACTTCTAAACATAACGAGGGCCATTGAACTGGATAACAATGTAAAGCAATGTGGAAAAGGCAACAACAACGTACCGTTAACATTTACTTCATATTTCCTTCCTcaatgacaaatgacaaaacCCTTCTGACAGTTTTGCCCTTCACAAATAAACTTAGGTCTCAATTAGAGCAGATTGTTGCAGTACAGCTGCTCCGCCACAAGGGGGCGATGCACAGTGGCATGGctgctgtgtgttgtttgttctccaaacacaaacaacagcctGTTCCAAGAGCTGGAAGTGAACTATCAGCCCCGAAGCTCCTTCCTCATCCCCGCTCTGCTTTCTTGGATTCGCCCATTACGAGTCCAAGTTCTTTGAAAAACTCATTTTAGAGAAACCTTCTGGAAAATTATTTCTAGTTTCTAATTAAAGGTTTCTAGATACAAACAATGACTCCTTTTAGATATGTATTGGACATTTTAGAGAGGACTTAAGACAAAGACCAATCCTTGTGTGTCCTCAGCTGACACTGTTTGGCCCCTGAGGGCCACTTCCAGCAGACTGTGGCATCTTAAcctgctgacctttgacctttagaAACCGAACCCAGAGTTTCATCATTTATCAACACGACCATCAAGTTCATCAAGTGAAGTATGGCTTCGTGTTTCCATGTTTATCCGCTGAATCGTTTGCTCTCTAAAATCAGCGTTATACAAAACGTCCATCACAAGTCCCTGAGAGTCTTTATGTGAGGACACTGGAGAAGGCGGGACcagaaaaatactttaaaatgaatgaattatcaAAATCACTGCCCTATTGAGttctgtcaatcaactaatGGACGAATGGAGAGATCTTTTCAGTTCAATCCCTGAACCCTTGTTGCTCTTTGCTGAGATTCTGCCACTCGGAGACATACTGAAAGTATTAATTGGATTatcacataatatatatatttatatatatattggttgGAAAGGGTGTGATCTGTCCAAGTTGAGTCTGGATTCTTTTATGAGTAATAAACTCCCTAAAACAGTAATGTGTGTTCTTCAGAGCCAAACAAACCATGCATGTCATCATGACAACACCATTATTTTTACGAGAGAACACGGTTCTGATTTAttgcccaaaaaaaacaacgtcgACAAGTCTCTAAACATCGGAGCAGCACGGGAgagtaaaaagagagagagcgttgAGTGTTTTTGGGGGGCGAGAGAGGCTGAGGCGAGCGTTTCATCTCATGCAGCGAGACCAGGAAGGATGAAGGGGGAAAGCCTTGTGCCACTTTCcaatcatttttaattgatttccATAAAAAGATGTGACCGTGGGCAACGGATGCACGCACAAGCCACATGTGTGTCCTTCAGTGCACTTTAAGGAACTCTCTCACGGAGGCAAACAAACTCCTTTCCAGCACATTCTCGCCCTCACACATCTTTCTGTGCGTTGCTCCTTCATTCTTTTGCACTTTAATGCTTTCCCCGGACACACTGCCTCTCCAGGGTGGGTGTGGGTCTGTTTCCaattttctcctccttctcccttttccTGAGAAAAGGACGCTtccaaaagcaaacaaataaaaccccCAAAAGGAACGCCGCGGTTCGTTTGCattcatctgtgtttgtttctaaCCACGACGTGTTCCTTCTCGCACACGTTTTCACATCGTTCTGTTGCTCTGATGTCGATGCAGACGCTCCACCGAGTGCAGAACAATCGCGAGCTTCTCACGGCCGAAGCCAAGCGGACGTCTGAATGGATGAACCCAAGCAACCCTGCAGGTTAAACCCCCTCCACGGAGCACGATGGGTACAAGGTGGCCATGCTTTCCTGGTGAGTCATTGAAgaacacacatagacacacaacaTCACCTACCGGTGTTGGGTGCTGACATCCAGTGAGAGGTCCCTCCGTCAGTCTCCTTGAAGGGGGAGAAGATAGATCCTGCAGCCCGGCGGTGCTCAGCCAGAGAGAGTCACAGCCAACTGCTCGACACAACCCTCTgacttcctctctccctctctctctccctctctctctctttctctctctctctctctctccctctctctctctttctctctctctctcgctctctcccttaATCACTCGCCGCAAATTCTCTCTTTCAGAAAAGACACAGTTGCTCTGCCCTATCAGCCCTCTGAAAAAACTTTGTCTGTGCACCCGAAACTCCAGGgatggagggtgtgtgtgtgtgtgtgtgtgtgtgtgtgtgtgtgtgtgtgtgtcggaaagagagagggagagagac encodes the following:
- the LOC117730370 gene encoding putative surface protein SACOL0050, producing the protein MGELLHLLRSDARPEKDAVEVHIVGSFLFKTRKTSPTVQPRRVRDTRGADGRLAQGSRGEKPRWRSRGEKPGGEASVEKPGGEASVTPKAPEASEAPEAPAAPEASEASEASEVSEASEVSEASEVSEAPEASEVSEAPEASEVSEAPEASEAPEASEVSEAPEASEAPEASEAPEASEVSEAPEASEAPEASEVSEAPEVSGASGAPEAPEASEAPDVSEAFEAPEVSEAPEAHEAPEAPEASEASEAPEASEGSGASEASGAPEASGASGASEASEGSEASEASGASGASEASEASGASEVSEASEASEASEASEVSEASEAPEASEASEASEASEASETSEAPEGSEASEASEASEASEASEAFPFPTPKRSQPTKETDSAQRSPCFSGN